From Marmota flaviventris isolate mMarFla1 chromosome X, mMarFla1.hap1, whole genome shotgun sequence, the proteins below share one genomic window:
- the LOC139703176 gene encoding PWWP domain-containing DNA repair factor 4-like, with amino-acid sequence MDTQYVLCSWKGRLWPAKVLSRSWTLPKYKRRRVLSLQVQILSEDQKLRVKGKDARALNKLEIEALATSARAWSRATVPSGEKRRYRRALRVALEILTEKAHLDQGRKPEEPGTPKVPAEVLQKPASWRPRRKYQGRKGHLWTKKRGQRGSLCGHSEKENDLHGENSQVHTAIRLSPAEKQAEASQGAHQRPDFLPPCGGDRQEEGAEEAGPFARSPTVGEDACAKDEQPAWSPAARLFAAVPKAQHQEAGDTCPETPATSQESTAFAEHAEGPGEGALEGMAASSTCSTPSLHRSLGFAHRKRKLEAPDPKKGLPGRPRPVRSQTMRDARASTIRAGDRPARGAAAGPWAREPCPIKRGTMVWFKFQDHPFWPAVVKSVCKTQKTARVLLIEANLRGERSGIRVPLHRLKHLDCEEKEKLLKRASKAYRQSVNWCLSLISHYRERVGRGSFVGSFLDYYAADASYPMRKAIQDGDLNVNFPKVNYADLEDSEEETSVGVGGKRPCKKLLPDRMRAAWDRANQKLVDFIVKKKGVDHHLLDIVKGRKQSRWLTSFLSENRYVFCIETYLEDEDQLDVVVKHLQEIYEQTDKALLALIRDDKVRFLVEVLLPEAIICSIAALDGLDYKGAEEKYLRGPPVHPREKELFDKDILKQMRKRSRRGRKVVRSLPQPCTSAGASSSPQPIRPPICVKGGASPPP; translated from the coding sequence ATGGACACCCAGTATGTCCTATGCAGTTGGAAAGGCCGCTTGTGGCCAGCCAAGGTTTTGTCCAGATCTTGGACTTTGCCGAAATATAAGAGGAGAAGGGTGCTTTCTCTCCAAGTCCAGATCCTCTCTGAAGACCAAAAATTGAGAGTGAAGGGCAAAGACGCAAGGGCCCTGAACAAGTTGGAAATCGAAGCCCTGGCCACCTCAGCCCGGGCATGGTCCAGGGCCACTGTGCCATCGGGAGAGAAAAGAAGGTACAGAAGAGCCCTTAGAGTGGCGCTGGAGATTCTGACTGAGAAAGCCCACTTGGATCAAGGAAGAAAACCCGAGGAGCCAGGGACCCCTAAGGTGCCTGCAGAGGTACTCCAAAAGCCAGCCAGCTGGCGACCTCGCAGAAAGTATCAGGGGCGCAAAGGGCACTTGTGGACTAAGAAAAGGGGACAACGGGGATCCCTGTGCGGGCATTCAGAGAAGGAGAACGACCTGCATGGCGAGAACTCCCAGGTGCACACAGCCATCCGCCTGTCTCCAGCTGAAAAGCAAGCAGAGGCATCACAAGGCGCCCACCAGCGTCCAGATTTCCTGCCTCCTTGTGGAGGTGACCGCCAGGAGGAGGGGGCAGAAGAAGCAGGCCCCTTTGCACGTTCCCCCACCGTGGGGGAGGATGCCTGTGCTAAAGACGAACAGCCAGCTTGGTCGCCTGCAGCAAGACTCTTTGCAGCTGTGCCCAAAGCTCAGCACCAAGAGGCGGGGGACACCTGCCCAGAGACCCCGGCTACTTCCCAGGAGAGCACTGCCTTCGCAGAGCATGCAGAGGGCCCAGGCGAGGGTGCCTTGGAAGGGATGGCAGCATCCTCCACCTGCTCCACCCCGAGCCTGCATCGCTCCCTCGGTTTCGCCCACAGGAAAAGGAAGCTCGAGGCGCCAGACCCCAAGAAAGGACTGCCGGGGCGCCCACGCCCTGTGCGCTCCCAGACGATGAGGGACGCCAGGGCCAGCACCATAAGGGCTGGCGATCGACCAGCACGAGGAGCCGCAGCAGGGCCTTGGGCACGCGAGCCCTGCCCTATCAAAAGAGGGACGATGGTCTGGTTCAAGTTTCAGGATCATCCGTTTTGGCCGGCAGTGGTCAAGAGCGTGTGCAAAACCCAGAAGACGGCCCGGGTGCTGTTGATCGAGGCGAACCTGCGCGGGGAACGCAGTGGCATTCGGGTCCCTCTGCACAGGCTGAAGCACCTGGATTGTGAGGAGAAGGAGAAACTCCTGAAGAGAGCCAGCAAGGCATACCGGCAGAGTGTGAACTGGTGCTTGTCGCTCATTTCCCACTACCGAGAGCGGGTCGGTCGGGGCTCTTTCGTGGGCTCCTTCCTGGACTACTATGCGGCCGACGCCAGCTACCCCATGCGCAAAGCCATCCAAGACGGGGACCTGAACGTCAATTTTCCAAAGGTGAATTATGCCGACCTGGAAGATTCCGAGGAGGAGACCTCGGTGGGCGTGGGCGGCAAGAGGCCCTGCAAGAAGCTGCTCCCCGACCGCATGAGGGCCGCTTGGGACCGAGCCAACCAGAAGCTGGTGGACTTCATCGTGAAGAAGAAGGGGGTCGACCACCATCTGCTGGACATCGTGAAGGGCAGGAAGCAGTCCCGGTGGCTGACGTCCTTTCTGAGTGAAAACCGGTACGTGTTCTGCATCGAGACGTACCTGGAGGACGAGGATCAGCTGGACGTCGTCGTCAAGCATCTGCAAGAGATCTACGAGCAAACGGACAAGGCCTTGCTCGCTCTCATCAGAGACGACAAAGTGAGATTTCTTGTGGAAGTCCTGCTGCCAGAAGCGATCATTTGTTCAATCGCTGCGCTGGATGGACTCGACTACAAGGGAGCAGAAGAGAAGTACCTGCGAGGGCCACCCGTGCATCCACGGGAGAAGGAACTGTTTGACAAAGACATCTTGAAGCAGATGAGGAAGAGATCCAGGAGAGGCAGAAAGGTGGTCAGGTCTCTTCCCCAGCCCTGTACCTCCGCAGgggcctcctcctctccccaaccCATCAGGCCGCCCATCTGTGTGAAAGGAGGCGCCTCACCCCCTCCCTAG